Genomic segment of Labeo rohita strain BAU-BD-2019 unplaced genomic scaffold, IGBB_LRoh.1.0 scaffold_95, whole genome shotgun sequence:
TACAAAGTCATGTTCAtatttgatggtctggatgagtgtCGACTACGTCTAGATTTCCAAAACAATCGGAGCTTGTCTGATGTAAAAGAATCAGCCTCAGTGGATGTGCTGCTGACCAACCTCATCAAGGGGAATCTACTTCCTTCTGCTCTCCTCTGGATCACCTCtcgaccagcagcagccaatcagatccctcCTGAGTGTGTCGACCAGGTTACAGAGGTACAAGGATTCAACAACCCTCAGATTTATGAATATTTCAGAAAGAGAATAAATGATCAGAGTCTGGCTGATAAAGTCTTCACACACATCCGATCATCAAGAAGTCTGTTCATCATGTGTCACATACCAGTCTTCTGCTGGATTTCAGCCACTGTTCTAGAGAGGATGATGGGTAAAGCAGAGACTGCAgagattcccaagactctcacACAAATGTGCACACACTTCCTGATCTTTCAGACCAAATTGAAGACACAGAAGTATGATGGAAAATATGAAATCGATCCTGATCAGGCTAGAAAGACTATTCTGTCTCTAGGAAAACTGGCTTTTGAACAGCTGGAAAAAGGGAACCTGATCTTCTATGAGCAGGACCTGAAGGAGAGTGGCATTGATGTTGGAGAAATGTCAGTGTACTCAGGAGTTTgtacccagatcttcagacagGAGTTTGGACTGCAGCAGGGGAAGGTGTAcagctttgttcatctgagtATTCAGGAGTTTCTGGCTGCTTTATTCAAGCTGCTGTCCatttctgaacaaaacacaggaCAGCTGAATGAGTTCAGGTCACCAGTGACCAGTTTACTGAAGGGAGAAGTGGACAAGGCCTTACAGAGTGAGAACGGACAATGGGACCTTTACCTCCAGTTCCTTCTCGGTCTCTCACTAGAGTCTAATCAGACTCTCTTACAAGGCCTCTTGAGAAAGACAGTAAGCAGCTCTGATATCAATCAGGAAACAGCTGAATACATTAAACAGAAGATCATGGAGAATCCCTCTCCAGAGAAATCCATCAACCTGTtccactgtctgaatgaactgaatgATCGTTCACTAGAGCAGGAAGTCCAAACATACCTAAGCAGAACAAGTTACTGTAGTCTTTCTGGAGTTGAACTTTCTGCTGCTCAGTGGTCGGCTCTAGTGTTTGTGCTGTTGAACTCAGAAGAAGAGCTGGATGACTTTATACTGTTGAAGTATGATGCATCAGAAGAATGTCTCCTGAGGCTTCTGCCAGTAATCAAAGCATCTAGAAAGGCTGAGTGAGTATTTTacagtgtctttgttttattgactTTATTGTATACAATAGGCCTTTGTTTCTCTACCATGTTTCATATTTGAAACACTGAGCTAACATCATAGAGTACTCTGATGAGTTGATGAGTTGAATCAAGTGTGTTTGATAAGAGAGATTCATCCAAAATATGTAAAGTTGAGGTGCCTTCAGGAACAGGGTTGTGACTCTCTGATACTACATATATTGGATTGGAATAAATCTAATAATACATATGTATAATAATTCCatgtcattaaataaaaaaaaaattgaaaaactgCATCTTAGTAAAACTGTGGAAAAAGAGTTTTAGTTAATGCCACTCGAGGAACAACAGGTGCACGTAATCATGTGACAGCCATAATTTCATGACACTTTGTTTGTACATCAGATATACATATGCAGAAATCTTGACATTaaccatgtttaatttaatgtttaacagCGTTAAGCAATTTCTTAATTAGCAAAGTATTGTCTGGTCAGTTAATCTCAGCCTCAAATGGCACACAAACCATCTGATGAATGTTgaatggaaaaaacaaacaaactacacAGCACTAACACTTTACACAACTTCCCAGGAGTAAGGACTATGGCTAATGCAATGCCACTTTTTCAGAACCTATCCTGATCTGATACCAGAAATTCTGAGTACCAATATCGATCTGATACCAGCACAGCTTTTTCAGTGTAGAATTTCTGTTCCTCAGTGTGTGTTGACTTGATCATCACTCTTTTGTGTGTTATACACAATCTGCTAATTCTAGACAACttcattataaagaaaaaaatatcataatctATAACAAATATACTATTGAAAACTAGATTAGTGGATAATTCAGTAGCAAAATTATCCACTAGCATTAGGAGTAGCATTTTATAAAATCTAAACTTATAAGGGAGATTTCCCGGACAGAGactaagcctagtcctagactacaATGGCCCTTTAAACCAGACTAACAGAAATCTGCTTTCTCAGTCATGGTTTTAAATATTCTTAGACTTGGTCTAATCCAGATTTCAGTAGGCCGATTTCCTGGAGGAAGACTTGAGCTACTTCAGGACTAAATTGAGGCTTAAAATAAATACCAGGAGGCAGGTTTAACTTCAGATTAACATTGTGTTTCCAATCTTTATGTAGCAAAATTATTACTATTCTTCAATACACAAGGTTGATATACACAAGGTTGAACAttttataatagtatttatagtaataaaaatcttCTCTCAAGCagttatttgaatatttatggGAGTGTTTGGGtcctatttgttgagtcaaatcTGAAGTCATTTCAGTTTGAGTctattaaatctattaaaatggGACTTGACTCTGAGTCACTCTCTGTGCCTGGTTTAATAATTCATATCTATAATATGTATTTCATCTGTGTNNNNNNNNNNNNNNNNNNNNNNNNNNNNNNNNNNNNNNNNNNNNNNNNNNNNNNNNNNNNNNNNNNNNNNNNNNNNNNNNNNNNNNNNNNNNNNNNNNNNNNNNNNNNNNNNNNNNNNNNNNNNNNNNNNNNNNNNNNNNNNNNNNNNNNNNNNNNNNNNNNNNNNNNNNNNNNNNNNNNNNNNNNNNNNNNNNNNNNNNNNNNNNNNNNNNNNNNNNNNNNNNNNNNNNNNNNNNNNNNNNNNNNNNNNNNNNNNNNNNNNNNNNNNNNNNNNNNNNNNNNNNNNNNNNNNNNNNNNNNNNNNNNNNNNNNNNNNNNNNNNNNNNNNNNNNNNNNNNNNNNNNNNNNNNNNNNNNNNNNNNNNNNNNNNNNNNNNNNNNNNNNNNNNNNNNNNNNNNNNNNNNNNNNNNNNNNNNNNNNNNNNNNNNNNNNNNNNNNNNNNNNNNNNNNNNNNNNNNNNNNNNNNNNNNNNNNNNNNNNNNNNNNNNNNNNNNNNNNNNNNNNNNNNNNNNNNNNNNNNNNNNNNNNNNNNNNNNNNNNNNNNNNNNNNNNNNNNNNNNNNNNNNNNNNNNNNNNNNNNNNNNNNNNNNNNNNNNNNNNNNNNNNNNNNNNNNNNNNNNNNNNNNNNNNNNNNNNNNNNNNNNNNNNNNNNNNNNNNNNNNNNNNNNNNNNNNNNNNNNNNNNNNNNNNNNNNNNNNNNNNNNNNNNNNNNNNNNNNNNNNNNNNNNNNNNNNNNNNNNNNNNNNNNNNNNNNNNNNNNNNNNNNNNNNNNNNNNNNNNNNNNNNNNNNNNNNNNNNNNNNNNNNNNNNNNNNNNNNNNNNNNNNNNNNNNNNNNNNNNNNNNNNNNNNNNNNNNNNNNNNNNNNNNNNNNNNNNNNNNNNNNNNNNNNNNNNNNNNNNNNNNNNNNNNNNNNNNNNNNNNNNNNNNNNNNNNNNNNNNNNNNNNNNNNNNNNNNNNNNNNNNNNNNNNNNNNNNNNNNNNNNNNNNNNNNNNNNNNNNNNNNNNNNNNNNNNNNNNNNNNNNNNNNNNNNNNNNNNNNNNNNNNNNNNNNNNNNNNNNNNNNNNNNNNNNNNNNNNNNNNNNNNNNNNNNNNNNNNNNNNNNNNNNNNNNNNNNNNNNNNNNNNNNNNNNNNNNNNNNNNNNNNNNNNNNNNNNNNNNNNNNNNNNNNNNNNNNNNNNNNNNNNNNNNNNNNNNNNNNNNNNNNNNNNNNNNNNNNNNNNNNNNNNNNNNNNNNNNNNNNNNNNNNNNNNNNNNNNNNNNNNNNNNNNNNNNNNNNNNNNNNNNNNNNNNNNNNNNNNNNNNNNNNNNNNNNNNNNNNNNNNNNNNNNNNNNNNNNNNNNNNNNNNNNNNNNNNNNNNNNNNNNNNNNNNNNNNNNNNNNNNNNNNNNNNNNNNNNNNNNNNNNNNNNNNNNNNNNNNNNNNNNNNNNNNNNNNNNNNNNNNNNNNNNNNNNNNNNNNNNNNNNNNNNNNNNNNNNNNNNNNNNNNNNNNNNNNNNNNNNNNNNNNNNNNNNNNNNNNNNNNNNNNNNNNNNNNNNNNNNNNNNNNNNNNNNNNNNNNNNNNNNNNNNNNNNNNNNNNNNNNNNNNNNNNNNNNNNNNNNNNNNNNNNNNNNNNNNNNNNNNNNNNNNNNNNNNNNNNNNNNNNNNNNNNNNNNNNNNNNNNNNNNNNNNNNNNNNNNNNNNNNNNNNNNNNNNNNNNNNNNNNNNNNNNNNNNNNNNNNNNNNNNNNNNNNNNNNNNNNNNNNNNNNNNNNNNNNNNNNNNNNNNNNNNNNNNNNNNNNNNNNNNNNNNNNNNNNNNNNNNNNNNNNNNNNNNNNNNNNNNNNNNNNNNNNNNNNNNNNNNNNNNNNNNNNNNNNNNNNNNNNNNNNNNNNNNNNNNNNNNNNNNNNNNNNNNNNNNNNNNNNNNNNNNNNNNNNNNNNNNNNNNNNNNNNNNNNNNNNNNNNNNNNNNNNNNNNNNNNNNNNNNNNNNNNNNNNNNNNNNNNNNNNNNNNNNNNNNNNNNNNNNNNNNNNNNNNNNNNNNNNNNNNNNNNNNNNNNNNNNNNNNNNNNNNNNNNNNNNNNNNNNNNNNNNNNNNNNNNNNNNNNNNNNNNNNNNNNNNNNNNNNNNNNNNNNNNNNNNNNNNNNNNNNNNNNNNNNNNNNNNNNNNNNNNNNNNNNNNNNNNNNNNNNNNNNNNNNNNNNNNNNNNNNNNNNNNNNNNNNNNNNNNNNNNNNNNNNNNNNNNNNNNNNNNNNNNNNNNNNNNNNNNNNNNNNNNNNNNNNNNNNNNNNNNNNNNNNNNNNNNNNNNNNNNNNNNNNNNNNNNNNNNNNNNNNNNNNNNNNNNNNNNNNNNNNNNNNNNNNNNNNNNNNNNNNNNNNNNNNNNNNNNNNNNNNNNNNNNNNNNNNNNNNNNNNNNNNNNNNNNNNNNNNNNNNNNNNNNNNNNNNNNNNNNNNNNNNNNNNNNNNNNNNNNNNNNNNNNNNNNNNNNNNNNNNNNNNNNNNNNNNNNNNNNNNNNNNNNNNNNNNNNNNNNNNNNNNNNNNNNNNNNNNNNNNNNNNNNNNNNNNNNNNNNNNNNNNNNNNNNNNNNNNNNNNNNNNNNNNNNNNNNNNNNNNNNNNNNNNNNNNNNNNNNNNNNNNNNNNNNNNNNNNNNNNNNNNNNNNNNNNNNNNNNNNNNNNNNNNNNNNNNNNNNNNNNNNNNNNNNNNNNNNNNNNNNNNNNNNNNNNNNNNNNNNNNNNNNNNNNNNNNNNNNNNNNNNNNNNNNNNNNNNNNNNNNNNNNNNNNNNNNNNNNNNNNNNNNNNNNNNNNNNNNNNNNNNNNNNNNNNNNNNNNNNNNNNNNNNNNNNNNNNNNNNNNNNNNNNNNNNNNNNNNNNNNNNNNNNNNNNNNNNNNNNNNNNNNNNNNNNNNNNNNNNNNNNNNNNNNNNNNNNNNNNNNNNNNNNNNNNNNNNNNNNNNNNNNNNNNNNNNNNNNNNNNNNNNNNNNNNNNNNNNNNNNNNNNNNNNNNNNNNNNNNNNNNNNNNNNNNNNNNNNNNNNNNNNNNNNNNNNNNNNNNNNNNNNNNNNNNNNNNNNNNNNNNNNNNNNNNNNNNNNNNNNNNNNNNNNNNNNNNNNNNNNNNNNNNNNNNNNNNNNNNNNNNNNNNNNNNNNNNNNNNNNNNNNNNNNNNNNNNNNNNNNNNNNNNNNNNNNNNNNNNNNNNNNNNNNNNNNNNNNNNNNNNNNNNNNNNNNNNNNNNNNNNNNNNNNNNNNNNNNNNNNNNNNNNNNNNNNNNNNNNNNNNNNNNNNNNNNNNNNNNNNNNNNNNNNNNNNNNNNNNNNNNNNNNNNNNNNNNNNNNNNNNNNNNNNNNNNNNNNNNNNNNNNNNNNNNNNNNNNNNNNNNNNNNNNNNNNNNNNNNNNNNNNNNNNNNNNNNNNNNNNNNNNNNNNNNNNNNNNNNNNNNNNNNNNNNNNNNNNNNNNNNNNNNNNNNNNNNNNNNNNNNNNNNNNNNNNNNNNNNNNNNNNNNNNNNNNNNNNNNNNNNNNNNNNNNNNNNNNNNNNNNNNNNNNNNNNNNNNNNNNNNNNNNNNNNNNNNNNNNNNNNNNNNNNNNNNNNNNNNNNNNNNNNNNNNNNNNNNNNNNNNNNNNNNNNNNNNNNNNNNNNNNNNNNNNNNNNNNNNNNNNNNNNNNNNNNNNNNNNNNNNNNNNNNNNNNNNNNNNNNNNNNNNNNNNNNNNNNNNNNNNNNNNNNNNNNNNNNNNNNNNNNNNNNNNNNNNNNNNNNNNNNNNNNNNNNNNNNNNNNNNNNNNNNNNNNNNNNNNNNNNNNNNNNNNNNNNNNNNNNNNNNNNNNNNNNNNNNNNNNNNNNNNNNNNNNNNNNNNNNNNNNNNNNNNNNNNNNNNNNNNNNNNNNNNNNNNNNNNNNNNNNNNNNNNNNNNNNNNNNNNNNNNNNNNNNNNNNNNNNNNNNNNNNNNNNNNNNNNNNNNNNNNNNNNNNNNNNNNNNNNNNNNNNNNNNNNNNNNNNNNNNNNNNNNNNNNNNNNNNNNNNNNNNNNNNNNNNNNNNNNNNNNNNNNNNNNNNNNNNNNNNNNNNNNNNNNNNNNNNNNNNNNNNNNNNNNNNNNNNNNNNNNNNNNNNNNNNNNNNNNNNNNNNNNNNNNNNNNNNNNNNNNNNNNNNNNNNNNNNNNNNNNNNNNNNNNNNNNNNNNNNNNNNNNNNNNNNNNNNNNNNNNNNNNNNNNNNNNNNNNNNNNNNNNNNNNNNNNNNNNNNNNNNNNNNNNNNNNNNNNNNNNNNNNNNNNNNNNNNNNNNNNNNNNNNNNNNNNNNNNNNNNNNNNNNNNNNNNNNNNNNNNNNNNNNNNNNNNNNNNNNNNNNNNNNNNNNNNNNNNNNNNNNNNNNNNNNNNNNNNNNNNNNNNNNNNNNNNNNNNNNNNNNNNNNNNNNNNNNNNNNNNNNNNNNNNNNNNNNNNNNNNNNNNNNNNNNNNNNNNNNNNNNNNNNNNNNNNNNNNNNNNNNNNNNNNNNNNNNNNNNNNNNNNNNNNNNNNNNNNNNNNNNNNNNNNNNNNNNNNNNNNNNNNNNNNNNNNNNNNNNNNNNNNNNNNNNNNNNNNNNNNNNNNNNNNNNNNNNNNNNNNNNNNNNNNNNNNNNNNNNNNNNNNNNNNNNNNNNNNNNNNNNNNNNNNNNNNNNNNNNNNNNNNNNNNNNNNNNNNNNNNNNNNNNNNNNNNNNNNNNNNNNNNNNNNNNNNNNNNNNNNNNNNNNNNNNNNNNNNNNNNNNNNNNNNNNNNNNNNNNNNNNNNNNNNNNNNNNNNNNNNNNNNNNNNNNNNNNNNNNNNNNNNNNNNNNNNNNNNNNNNNNNNNNNNNNNNNNNNNNNNNNNNNNNNNNNNNNNNNNNNNNNNNNNNNNNNNNNNNNNNNNNNNNNNNNNNNNNNNNNNNNNNNNNNNNNNNNNNNNNNNNNNNNNNNNNNNNNNNNNNNNNNNNNNNNNNNNNNNNNNNNNNNNNNNNNNNNNNNNNNNNNNNNNNNNNNNNNNNNNNNNNNNNNNNNNNNNNNNNNNNNNNNNNNNNNNNNNNNNNNNNNNNNNNNNNNNNNNNNNNNNNNNNNNNNNNNNNNNNNNNNNNNNNNNNNNNNNNNNNNNNNNNNNNNNNNNNNNNNNNNNNNNNNNNNNNNNNNNNNNNNNNNNNNNNNNNNNNNNNNNNNNNNNNNNNNNNNNNNNNNNNNNNNNNNNNNNNNNNNNNNNNNNNNNNNNNNNNNNNNNNNNNNNNNNNNNNNNNNNNNNNNNNNNNNNNNNNNNNNNNNNNNNNNNNNNNNNNNNNNNNNNNNNNNNNNNNNNNNNNNNNNNNNNNNNNNNNNNNNNNNNNNNNNNNNNNNNNNNNNNNNNNNNNNNNNNNNNNNNNNNNNNNNNNNNNNNNNNNNNNNNNNNNNNNNNNNNNNNNNNNNNNNNNNNNNNNNNNNNNNNNNNNNNNNNNNNNNNNNNNNNNNNNNNNNNNNNNNNNNNNNNNNNNNNNNNNNNNNNNNNNNNNNNNNNNNNNNNNNNNNNNNNNNNNNNNNNNNNNNNNNNNNNNNNNNNNNNNNNNNNNNNNNNNNNNNNNNNNNNNNNNNNNNNNNNNNNNNNNNNNNNNNNNNNNNNNNNNNNNNNNNNNNNNNNNNNNNNNNNNNNNNNNNNNNNNNNNNNNNNNNNNNNNNNNNNNNNNNNNNNNNNNNNNNNNNNNNNNNNNNNNNNNNNNNNNNNNNNNNNNNNNNNNNNNNNNNNNNNNNNNNNNNNNNNNNNNNNNNNNNNNNNNNNNNNNNNNNNNNNNNNNNNNNNNNNNNNNNNNNNNNNNNNNNNNNNNNNNNNNNNNNNNNNNNNNNNNNNNNNNNNNNNNNNNNNNNNNNNNNNNNNNNNNNNNNNNNNNNNNNNNNNNNNNNNNNNNNNNNNNNNNNNNNNNNNNNNNNNNNNNNNNNNNNNNNNNNNNNNNNNNNNNNNNNNNNNNNNNNNNNNNNNNNNNNNNNNNNNNNNNNNNNNNNNNNNNNNNNNNNNNNNNNNNNNNNNNNNNNNNNNNNNNNNNNNNNNNNNNNNNNNNNNNNNNNNNNNNNNNNNNNNNNNNNNNNNNNNNNNNNNNNNNNNNNNNNNNNNNNNNNNNNNNNNNNNNNNNNNNNNNNNNNNNNNNNNNNNNNNNNNNNNNNNNNNNNNNNNNNNNNNNNNNNNNNNNNNNNNNNNNNNNNNNNNNNNNNNNNNNNNNNNNNNNNNNNNNNNNNNNNNNNNNNNNNNNNNNNNNNNNNNNNNNNNNNNNNNNNNNNNNNNNNNNNNNNNNNNNNNNNNNNNNNNNNNNNNNNNNNNNNNNNNNNNNNNNNNNNNNNNNNNNNNNNNNNNNNNNNNNNNNNNNNNNNNNNNNNNNNNNNNNNNNNNNNNNNNNNNNNNNNNNNNNNNNNNNNNNNNNNNNNNNNNNNNNNNNNNNNNNNNNNNNNNNNNNNNNNNNNNNNNNNNNNNNNNNNNNNNNNNNNNNNNNNNNNNNNNNNNNNNNNNNNNNNNNNNNNNNNNNNNNNNNNNNNNNNNNNNNNNNNNNNNNNNNNNNNNNNNNNNNNNNNNNNNNNNNNNNNNNNNNNNNNNNNNNNNNNNNNNNNNNNNNNNNNNNNNNNNNNNNNNNNNNNNNNNNNNNNNNNNNNNNNNNNNNNNNNNNNNNNNNNNNNNNNNNNNNNNNNNNNNNNNNNNNNNNNNNNNNNNNNNNNNNNNNNNNNNNNNNNNNNNNNNNNNNNNNNNNNNNNNNNNNNNNNNNNNNNNNNNNNNNNNNNNNNNNNNNNNNNNNNNNNNNNNNNNNNNNNNNNNNNNNNNNNNNNNNNNNNNNNNNNNNNNNNNNNNNNNNNNNNNNNNNNNNNNNNNNNNNNNNNNNNNNNNNNNNNNNNNNNNNNNNNNNNNNNNNNNNNNNNNNNNNNNNNNNNNNNNNNNNNNNNNNNNNNNNNNNNNNNNNNNNNNNNNNNNNNNNNNNNNNNNNNNNNNNNNNNNNNNNNNNNNNNNNNNNNNNNNNNNNNNNNNNNNNNNNNNNNNNNNNNNNNNNNNNNNNNNNNNNNNNNNNNNNNNNNNNNNNNNNNNNNNNNNNNNNNNNNNNNNNNNNNNNNNNNNNNNNNNNNNNNNNNNNNNNNNNNNNNNNNNNNNNNNNNNNNNNNNNNNNNNNNNNNNNNNNNNNNNNNNNNNNNNNNNNNNNNNNNNNNNNNNNNNNNNNNNNNNNNNNNNNNNNNNNNNNNNNNNNNNNNNNNNNNNNNNNNNNNNNNNNNNNNNNNNNNNNNNNNNNNNNNNNNNNNNNNNNNNNNNNNNNNNNNNNNNNNNNNNNNNNNNNNNNNNNNNNNNNNNNNNNNNNNNNNNNNNNNNNNNNNNNNNNNNNNNNNNNNNNNNNNNNNNNNNNNNNNNNNNNNNNNNNNNNNNNNNNNNNNNNNNNNNNNNNNNNNNNNNNNNNNNNNNNNNNNNNNNNNNNNNNNNNNNNNNNNNNNNNNNNNNNNNNNNNNNNNNNNNNNNNNNNNNNNNNNNNNNNNNNNNNNNNNNNNNNNNNNNNNNNNNNNNNNNNNNNNNNNNNNNNNNNNNNNNNNNNNNNNNNNNNNNNNNNNNNNNNNNNNNNNNNNNNNNNNNNNNNNNNNNNNNNNNNNNNNNNNNNNNNNNNNNNNNNNNNNNNNNNNNNNNNNNNNNNNNNNNNNNNNNNNNNNNNNNNNNNNNNNNNNNNNNNNNNNNNNNNNNNNNNNNNNNNNNNNNNNNNNNNNNNNNNNNNNNNNNNNNNNNNNNNNNNNNNNNNNNNNNNNNNNNNNNNNNNNNNNNNNNNNNNNNNNNNNNNNNNNNNNNNNNNNNNNNNNNNNNNNNNNNNNNNNNNNNNNNNNNNNNNNNNNNNNNNNNNNNNNNNNNNNNNNNNNNNNNNNNNNNNNNNNNNNNNNNNNNNNNNNNNNNNNNNNNNNNNNNNNNNNNNNNNNNNNNNNNNNNNNNNNNNNNNNNNNNNNNNNNNNNNNNNNNNNNNNNNNNNNNNNNNNNNNNNNNNNNNNNNNNNNNNNNNNNNNNNNNNNNNNNNNNNNNNNNNNNNNNNNNNNNNNNNNNNNNNNNNNNNNNNNNNNNNNNNNNNNNNNNNNNNNNNNNNNNNNNNNNNNNNNNNNNNNNNNNNNNNNNNNNNNNNNNNNNNNNNNNNNNNNNNNNNNNNNNNNNNNNNNNNNNNNNNNNNNNNNNNNNNNNNNNNNNNNNNNNNNNNNNNNNNNNNNNNNNNNNNNNNNNNNNNNNNNNNNNNNNNNNNNNNNNNNNNNNNNNNNNNNNNNNNNNNNNNNNNNNNNNNNNNNNNNNNNNNNNNNNNNNNNNNNNNNNNNNNNNNNNNNNNNNNNNNNNNNNNNNNNNNNNNNNNNNNNNNNNNNNNNNNNNNNNNNNNNNNNNNNNNNNNNNNNNNNNNNNNNNNNNNNNNNNNNNNNNNNNNNNNNNNNNNNNNNNNNNNNNNNNNNNNNNNNNNNNNNNNNNNNNNNNNNNNNNNNNNNNNNNNNNNNNNNNNNNNNNNNNNNNNNNNNNNNNNNNNNNNNNNNNNNNNNNNNNNNNNNNNNNNNNNNNNNNNNNNNNNNNNNNNNNNNNNNNNNNNNNNNNNNNNNNNNNNNNNNNNNNNNNNNNNNNNNNNNNNNNNNNNNNNNNNNNNNNNNNNNNNNNNNNNNNNNNNNNNNNNNNNNNNNNNNNNNNNNNNNNNNNNNNNNNNNNNNNNNNNNNNNNNNNNNNNNNNNNNNNNNNNNNNNNNNNNNNNNNNNNNNNNNNNNNNNNNNNNNNNNNNNNNNNNNNNNNNNNNNNNNNNNNNNNNNNNNNNNNNNNNNNNNNNNNNNNNNNNNNNNNNNNNNNNNNNNNNNNNNNNNNNNNNNNNNNNNNNNNNNNNNNNNNNNNNNNNNNNNNNNNNNNNNNNNNNNNNNNNNNNNNNNNNNNNNNNNNNNNNNNNNNNNNNNNNNNNNNNNNNNNNNNNNNNNNNNNNNNNNNNNNNNNNNNNNNNNNNNNNNNNNNNNNNNNNNNNNNNNNNNNNNNNNNNNNNNNNNNNNNNNNNNNNNNNNNNNNNNNNNNNNNNNNNNNNNNNNNNNNNNNNNNNNNNNNNNNNNNNNNNNNNNNNNNNNNNNNNNNNNNNNNNNNNNNNNNNNNNNNNNNNNNNNNNNNNNNNNNNNNNNNNNNNNNNNNNNNNNNNNNNNNNNNNNNNNNNNNNNNNN
This window contains:
- the LOC127162492 gene encoding NLR family CARD domain-containing protein 3; its protein translation is MNQADLANTLQTKMMPVYQQKLKSRLQDKYQRISEGMSNHGDSTCLNEIYTELYITEGGSGEINNEHEVRQIETVSRRPETQETPINCNDIFKPSPGQDKPIRTVLTKGVAGIGKTVSVQKFILDWAEGKANQDVHFIFPLPFRELNLIQKNLSLVDLLNHLHTETTLKEFKSADYDDYKVMFIFDGLDECRLRLDFQNNRSLSDVKESASVDVLLTNLIKGNLLPSALLWITSRPAAANQIPPECVDQVTEVQGFNNPQIYEYFRKRINDQSLADKVFTHIRSSRSLFIMCHIPVFCWISATVLERMMGKAETAEIPKTLTQMCTHFLIFQTKLKTQKYDGKYEIDPDQARKTILSLGKLAFEQLEKGNLIFYEQDLKESGIDVGEMSVYSGVCTQIFRQEFGLQQGKVYSFVHLSIQEFLAALFKLLSISEQNTGQLNEFRSPVTSLLKGEVDKALQSENGQWDLYLQFLLGLSLESNQTLLQGLLRKTVSSSDINQETAEYIKQKIMENPSPEKSINLFHCLNELNDRSLEQEVQTYLSRTSYCSLSGVELSAAQWSALVFVLLNSEEELDDFILLKYDASEECLLRLLPVIKASRKAE